The DNA window AATTAATGTACGAATATAAGTACCTTTTGAGCAATGAATTTCGAGTTTTAAAAATTCTTTTTTCCAAAAAATATATCGTAGTTTATAAATATTAATTAAACGAGGTTGCCGAAAAATTGTAACTCCTTTTCTTGCATATTTATATAAAGGAATTCCATTTTTTTTTATAGCAGAAAACATAGAAGGAGTTTGTAATATTTTTCCAGTAAAACTTTTAAGAACGTCTAATAAATATTTTTCATTAAATTTTATTAGACGTTCTTTAATCACTATACCTTCTGAATCAGATGTATTAGTTGTTTGACCTAACTTTGCTAAGACTTGATAATGCTTGTTAGCATTTAATAAATATTGAGAAAACTTAGTAGCTTCTCCTAAGCAAATTGGTAACATACCAGTAGCTATTGGATCAAGCGATCCAGTATGGCCAGCTTTTTTTGCTTGAAATATATTTTTAATTTTTTGTAAAATTTGATTTGAGGAACATCCTCTTGGTTTATTTAATATAAAAAATCCATTTATTATACGATGTTTTTTATTTTTCATTAATGTATCTTTATTCTCTTTACAGTTATTTCTTATCTTTTTCGTAACGTAAAAGGTTAGATAGAATATTAGAAATATTTATTCCGTTTGTTAGTGAATAATCATAAAAAAATTTTAATTCAGGTAAAATACGTAAATGCATTGATTTTCCTAATAAGTATCGTATATATTTTGAGGAATTTTTTAGACCTTTTAACGTAATTTTTATTTTTTCTTGATTTTTATATTCAAAAATTGTAAAAAAAATTTTTGTGTAAATAAGATCATTTGATACGATAACATCGGATATTAAAACAGTTTTACTAATACGAGGATCTTTAATTTGATGTTGAAGAATAGTAGAAATGTTTTTTCTTAATTCTTGGCTAAATTTTAAAGAACGTAATGTTTTTGGTTGTTTTTTTTTCATATAATAAATTAACCTAAAAAACATTATAATTTTGTTAAGAAAACTATTTATAATATTTTTTAATAAATGTTAGAAAATATATCATGATTAATTTATATTTGTTAAATTTTAAGAAAAATCGAACAAATATCACCATTTTAAA is part of the Candidatus Tachikawaea gelatinosa genome and encodes:
- the truB gene encoding tRNA pseudouridine(55) synthase TruB; the encoded protein is MKNKKHRIINGFFILNKPRGCSSNQILQKIKNIFQAKKAGHTGSLDPIATGMLPICLGEATKFSQYLLNANKHYQVLAKLGQTTNTSDSEGIVIKERLIKFNEKYLLDVLKSFTGKILQTPSMFSAIKKNGIPLYKYARKGVTIFRQPRLINIYKLRYIFWKKEFLKLEIHCSKGTYIRTLIEDIGEKLGCGAHVIMLHRIKISSIHHEMTSFDQLQKIYSFSEKNGIDKYHLIDRLIFPIEKLLIMFPEYNLLEKFTIILKNGKIIKYKKNSSYTGFIRITEGKKKKFIGVGKINNKEEIIPIRLLNT
- the rbfA gene encoding 30S ribosome-binding factor RbfA, translated to MKKKQPKTLRSLKFSQELRKNISTILQHQIKDPRISKTVLISDVIVSNDLIYTKIFFTIFEYKNQEKIKITLKGLKNSSKYIRYLLGKSMHLRILPELKFFYDYSLTNGINISNILSNLLRYEKDKK